The Acanthochromis polyacanthus isolate Apoly-LR-REF ecotype Palm Island chromosome 5, KAUST_Apoly_ChrSc, whole genome shotgun sequence genome includes a window with the following:
- the LOC127534179 gene encoding homeodomain-interacting protein kinase 1-like, protein MARMMTQDSLFGSDSEYWTLRRMIHLLDLPPQYLIDAGRRSRLFFERMPNDWWRLKTPMDYFGTDLVHSDPTVYKFDSLEEMKTLCSETDNPAEADERRECIELLKAMLQWDDDDRITPSGILRHPFITKSYLSSNLRLLVHDV, encoded by the exons ATGGCCAGGATGATGACTCAAGATAGTCTCTTTGGATCAGACTCAGAATACTGGaca ctccGACGCATGATCCATCTGCTGGATCTGCCGCCGCAATATCTCATCGATGCTGGCCGGAGATCACGATTATTTTTTGAGAGAATGCCAAATGATTGgtggcggctgaag acacctATGGATTATTTTGGGACCGATCTCGTCCACTCCGACCCCACAGTTTACAAGTTCGACTCTCTGGAAGAAATGAAAACG ctgtgctctgagacggacaacccagcagaggctgatgagaggagggagtgcatcgagctgttgaaggcgatgcttcagtgggatgatgacgacagaatcacccccagtggtatcctcaGGCATCCCTTTATCACCAAAagctacctcagcagca